In a genomic window of Ardenticatenales bacterium:
- a CDS encoding SPFH domain-containing protein, whose translation MWRIVAGLSSVTAVTGLVVGWPLVGSIAGILLLLTLLTLTARASFVRVPELSAAVVYNRERQAFSRLLPAGSHWLVPFAEQVQAVIPLGGEVASGACQAYTNGGVPLTVRWQAAYQMEPFALSADTQAKLALKLARKSRMIAQSHVNNCLQRVVSNYGINELFAAGARGRLEREVRQAAAGRLASLGVVVQRVVIESLEMPAQIQSTLAAAHERAVQAESEARALAYLQKIISQFSDTDMQRLAELERMRILGQNGVSLLYPIAAAQPTFPAPPTAPARAGRRQRADGLTAAEWLTHQQTPAAN comes from the coding sequence ATGTGGCGTATCGTCGCAGGACTAAGCAGCGTAACAGCCGTAACGGGGCTGGTGGTGGGTTGGCCGCTCGTGGGGAGCATTGCCGGCATCCTCCTCCTCCTCACCCTCCTCACCCTCACCGCCCGCGCCTCCTTCGTGCGCGTACCCGAACTGAGCGCCGCCGTCGTCTACAACCGGGAACGGCAAGCCTTTTCCCGCCTGCTGCCCGCCGGGAGCCACTGGCTGGTTCCTTTCGCGGAACAAGTGCAGGCCGTCATCCCCCTGGGCGGGGAGGTCGCTTCCGGCGCGTGCCAGGCGTACACCAACGGCGGCGTTCCCCTGACGGTGCGCTGGCAGGCAGCTTACCAGATGGAGCCGTTTGCGCTGTCGGCGGATACACAAGCGAAGCTGGCCCTGAAACTCGCACGGAAGAGCCGCATGATCGCGCAGTCACACGTAAACAACTGCCTGCAACGGGTGGTGAGCAACTACGGGATAAACGAGTTGTTTGCCGCGGGCGCGCGCGGGCGGCTGGAGCGCGAGGTACGGCAGGCGGCGGCTGGGCGGCTGGCGTCGTTGGGCGTGGTGGTGCAGCGGGTGGTGATTGAGTCGTTGGAAATGCCGGCACAAATCCAATCCACCCTCGCCGCCGCCCACGAAAGAGCCGTCCAGGCGGAAAGCGAAGCCCGCGCCCTCGCCTACCTGCAAAAAATCATCAGCCAATTCTCCGACACCGACATGCAGCGGCTGGCGGAACTGGAGCGAATGCGCATCCTGGGGCAAAACGGCGTCTCCCTCCTCTACCCCATAGCCGCCGCCCAGCCCACCTTCCCCGCCCCGCCAACCGCACCCGCCAGAGCCGGCAGACGGCAGCGAGCCGACGGGCTAACCGCGGCGGAATGGCTCACCCACCAGCAAACGCCCGCCGCAAACTGA
- a CDS encoding MFS transporter, translating to MTRDFHLPRWQMILYASGSLAVALSYQSFATYIQFVYIDVLGLAARWVGLAWAIYGVWNAINDPLSGYWSDKTQTRWGRRIPWIAGSFLPLGITFYFLWSPPAGLVAAKGTGLLLYFLGFVLLFDLFWTIVVMNWTALFPEMVPDDRERAVVSAWRQIFSLIGLLIGVALPPVLAGADWSNRGGMALLLTVVTVVFFALSLLGSRERGVFQQDETLPFGQALRATLANRDFLYFLGANLAIQFIFMMLAATVPFYTKYALNIREPLTLANGFTLDPELQTSLFLAVAFIMAMPAMPVWTKLAQRWGARVTLQVCCLTTAAALLVFFWAANFYGGILGTAILGINFAGLLMLTDLLIADMVDADELTTGARREGMYFGMNGFVIRFAFTIQGFITGAILTLSGYISPANGDLYPVQPAAAVMGIRWMIAGIPAIAAILACLILLGYSLHGQKLADVQSRVAALHRQKTELQTPS from the coding sequence ATGACCCGCGACTTCCACCTCCCCCGCTGGCAAATGATCCTCTACGCCTCCGGCTCCCTGGCCGTGGCCCTCTCCTACCAATCCTTCGCCACCTACATCCAGTTTGTGTACATTGACGTGCTGGGGCTGGCCGCCCGCTGGGTGGGGCTGGCCTGGGCCATCTATGGCGTCTGGAACGCCATCAACGACCCGCTCTCCGGCTACTGGTCAGACAAAACACAAACCCGTTGGGGGCGGCGCATTCCCTGGATTGCCGGCAGTTTCCTCCCCCTGGGCATCACCTTCTACTTCCTCTGGTCCCCCCCCGCCGGACTCGTCGCCGCCAAAGGCACCGGGCTGCTCCTCTACTTCCTCGGCTTCGTCCTCCTCTTCGACCTCTTCTGGACCATCGTCGTCATGAACTGGACCGCCCTCTTCCCGGAAATGGTCCCCGACGACCGCGAACGCGCCGTCGTCTCCGCCTGGCGGCAAATCTTCTCCCTCATCGGCCTGCTCATCGGCGTCGCCCTGCCCCCCGTGCTGGCCGGCGCGGACTGGAGCAATCGCGGCGGCATGGCCCTCCTCCTCACCGTCGTCACCGTCGTCTTCTTCGCCCTCTCCCTCCTCGGCAGCCGCGAGCGCGGCGTCTTCCAACAAGACGAAACGCTCCCCTTCGGCCAGGCGCTGCGCGCCACCCTCGCCAACCGCGACTTCCTCTACTTTCTGGGCGCGAACCTGGCGATCCAGTTCATCTTCATGATGCTGGCGGCCACCGTCCCCTTCTACACCAAGTACGCCCTAAACATCCGCGAGCCGCTCACCCTCGCCAACGGCTTCACCCTCGACCCGGAGCTGCAAACGTCCCTGTTCCTGGCCGTGGCCTTTATTATGGCCATGCCCGCCATGCCCGTATGGACAAAGCTGGCGCAGCGGTGGGGCGCGCGCGTCACCCTGCAAGTTTGTTGCCTGACCACGGCAGCGGCGCTGCTCGTCTTCTTCTGGGCCGCCAACTTCTACGGCGGCATCCTGGGGACCGCCATCCTCGGGATCAACTTCGCCGGGCTGCTCATGCTCACCGACCTGCTCATTGCCGACATGGTGGACGCCGACGAGCTAACCACGGGCGCGCGGCGGGAGGGCATGTACTTCGGCATGAACGGCTTCGTCATCCGCTTCGCCTTCACCATTCAGGGCTTCATCACCGGCGCAATCCTCACCCTCAGCGGCTACATCTCCCCCGCCAACGGGGACCTGTATCCCGTGCAGCCGGCGGCGGCGGTGATGGGGATTCGCTGGATGATTGCCGGCATTCCCGCCATCGCCGCCATCCTTGCCTGCCTCATCCTCTTGGGCTATAGTCTCCACGGTCAAAAACTGGCCGACGTTCAATCCCGCGTTGCCGCCCTCCACCGGCAAAAAACGGAACTGCAAACGCCTTCGTAA
- a CDS encoding ABC transporter ATP-binding protein: MNTPPSDDLIRCEQLTRAYRMGEVTVHALQGLDLRVGAGTFAVLLGPSGSGKTTTLNLIGGLDRPTGGRVIVQGEEISLYDETQLTRYRQRKVGFVFQFFNLIPTLTAGENVEFALALTQHNGKSMRQRARDLLQLVGLAARADHFPSQLSGGEQQRVAIARALANDPPLLLCDEPTGNLDVDTGQQVLQVMRDLNRQRGATIILVTHNTAIAPMADRIIRLRDGMIDHEEINATPVPVAQLNW; encoded by the coding sequence ATGAATACACCCCCTTCCGACGATCTGATACGCTGCGAGCAGTTGACGCGCGCCTACCGCATGGGCGAAGTCACCGTTCACGCCCTGCAAGGACTTGACCTGCGCGTGGGCGCGGGCACATTCGCCGTCCTGCTTGGCCCCTCCGGCTCCGGCAAAACCACCACCCTCAACCTCATCGGCGGGCTGGACCGCCCCACCGGCGGGCGCGTCATCGTGCAAGGAGAAGAGATCAGCCTGTACGATGAAACACAGTTGACCCGCTACCGCCAACGCAAAGTCGGCTTCGTCTTCCAGTTCTTCAACCTCATCCCCACCCTCACCGCCGGCGAAAACGTCGAATTCGCCCTCGCCCTCACGCAGCACAACGGCAAATCCATGCGCCAGCGCGCCCGCGACCTGCTGCAACTGGTTGGCCTGGCCGCACGCGCCGACCATTTTCCCTCCCAGCTTTCGGGCGGGGAGCAGCAGCGTGTAGCCATTGCGCGCGCCCTGGCGAACGATCCCCCGCTGCTGCTGTGCGACGAGCCAACGGGCAACCTGGACGTGGACACCGGGCAGCAGGTGCTGCAAGTGATGCGCGACCTGAACCGGCAGCGCGGCGCCACCATTATCCTGGTCACGCATAACACGGCCATCGCGCCCATGGCCGACCGCATTATCCGCCTGCGCGACGGGATGATCGACCACGAAGAAATCAACGCCACGCCCGTTCCCGTGGCCCAACTCAACTGGTAA
- a CDS encoding ABC transporter permease — MNTLFRKMLRDLRAMWPQTLALVVIMTLGVSGFIGLISAYRDLGTSYRNTYDQLRFADVTFQVDSAPAGISADITQLDGVAAVTGRLRVDAGLDLPDGDQVRARLLGLPGDGQPAVNQLWISEGRMLAAGDTNAAVLESAFAGLHDLHPGDTITPILNGQPTPLTLVGIASSPEYLIVSPSQQEIFPSPRSFAVIFLPLSTLQEAMNAGDAVNEFALRLRPDADQSAVAAAAGSVLQPYQIESTIWQGEQPSNAALQQDLDGYRELASLMPTLIIAVAAISVYVMLGRMVRAQQPQIGLMKALGYSSRAVLGHYLAFALAIGVLGMVLGVAAGIPLGRWITQTYASELGIPLVRTHVYADLIVPAAAFSLIASILAGWGPARQSARMAPAAAMRLDPAAALSDGHLSLLERWIRPPLWLRLPLRNVFRQRRRALTTGLGIIFSFVLVLMVLGLIDAMRTLQTQTFEEVERWDVAAVFDTPQVENTLTRVRSWAGVAEAVGVMQMPASLHTPDASQDILLTALPPEQDMHVLPLAAGISPAQALADGQIVLTDALARQLGVQPGDPVTLDTPLGRQTLHLSATVTELMSAAAYVSLAQARKLSPLPVPIFNGIYLRVDPARAKSIKRDLYRLPGAASVQVKAETRQDFDQLVGLFWAFMLMMLGFVLVMAFALLFNAATVNVLERQRELATMRAIGSDKWRIAGNISLETALLWLLALVPGLLLGTWTAVQMGQAFSAELFEFDIHISWESYLLTSAGILLTMLLAAIPAIRRVNRLNLAEATKILT; from the coding sequence ATGAATACGCTATTCCGCAAAATGCTACGCGATCTGCGCGCCATGTGGCCGCAAACGTTGGCCCTGGTCGTCATTATGACCCTGGGCGTCTCCGGCTTTATCGGCCTGATCAGCGCCTACCGCGACCTGGGCACATCCTATCGCAACACCTATGATCAACTGCGCTTCGCCGATGTGACGTTCCAGGTAGATAGCGCGCCTGCCGGCATTTCCGCCGACATAACCCAACTCGACGGCGTGGCAGCGGTGACGGGCCGCCTGCGCGTAGACGCGGGGCTGGACCTGCCCGACGGGGACCAGGTGCGGGCGCGGCTGCTGGGGCTGCCCGGAGACGGCCAGCCCGCCGTGAACCAGCTATGGATCAGCGAGGGGCGCATGTTGGCCGCCGGCGACACCAACGCAGCCGTGCTGGAATCCGCCTTCGCCGGTCTGCACGATCTCCACCCGGGCGACACCATCACGCCCATCCTCAACGGCCAACCCACGCCGCTGACGCTGGTGGGCATCGCCTCCAGCCCGGAATACCTGATCGTCAGCCCCAGCCAGCAGGAAATTTTCCCCTCGCCGCGCAGCTTCGCCGTGATATTCCTGCCCCTCTCGACGCTGCAAGAGGCCATGAACGCGGGGGACGCCGTGAACGAGTTCGCGCTGCGCCTGCGCCCGGACGCGGACCAATCCGCCGTGGCCGCCGCCGCCGGCAGCGTCCTGCAGCCGTACCAGATTGAGTCCACCATCTGGCAGGGGGAGCAACCATCGAACGCCGCCTTGCAGCAAGACCTGGACGGCTACCGCGAACTCGCCAGCCTCATGCCCACCTTGATCATTGCCGTGGCCGCCATCTCCGTTTACGTGATGCTGGGGCGCATGGTGCGAGCGCAGCAGCCGCAGATCGGCCTGATGAAGGCGTTAGGCTACAGCAGCCGCGCCGTCCTGGGACATTATCTCGCCTTCGCCCTGGCGATAGGCGTGTTGGGAATGGTGTTGGGGGTGGCGGCGGGGATTCCGCTGGGGCGGTGGATTACGCAAACCTATGCCAGCGAGTTGGGCATCCCCCTGGTGCGCACGCACGTCTACGCGGACCTGATCGTGCCCGCCGCGGCTTTCAGCCTGATCGCCTCTATCCTGGCCGGATGGGGGCCGGCGCGGCAGTCGGCGCGGATGGCGCCGGCGGCGGCGATGCGGCTAGACCCGGCGGCGGCGCTCAGCGATGGGCATTTGAGCCTGCTAGAGCGATGGATCCGCCCGCCGCTGTGGCTGCGCTTGCCGCTGCGGAACGTGTTTCGCCAGCGCCGCCGCGCCCTGACGACGGGGTTGGGCATCATCTTTTCTTTTGTCCTCGTTTTGATGGTTCTGGGACTGATAGATGCGATGCGCACGCTGCAAACGCAGACGTTCGAGGAGGTGGAGCGGTGGGATGTTGCCGCCGTGTTTGATACGCCGCAGGTGGAGAATACGTTGACGCGGGTGCGTTCGTGGGCGGGTGTGGCGGAGGCAGTGGGGGTGATGCAAATGCCGGCATCCCTCCACACCCCCGACGCCAGCCAGGACATCCTGCTCACCGCCCTCCCCCCGGAACAGGACATGCACGTCCTGCCCCTGGCGGCAGGCATCTCCCCCGCGCAGGCCCTCGCCGACGGCCAGATCGTCCTCACCGACGCCCTGGCGCGCCAACTCGGCGTGCAGCCGGGCGACCCCGTGACCCTGGACACCCCCCTGGGACGGCAAACCCTCCACCTCAGCGCCACCGTCACCGAACTGATGAGCGCCGCCGCTTACGTCTCCCTGGCGCAGGCGCGCAAGCTCTCCCCCCTGCCCGTGCCCATCTTCAACGGCATCTACCTGCGCGTGGACCCGGCGCGGGCCAAAAGCATCAAGCGCGACCTCTACCGCCTACCCGGCGCGGCCAGCGTGCAGGTGAAGGCGGAAACGCGGCAGGATTTCGACCAACTCGTCGGCCTCTTTTGGGCCTTCATGCTGATGATGTTGGGCTTTGTGCTGGTGATGGCCTTCGCCCTGCTGTTCAACGCCGCCACGGTGAACGTGTTGGAGCGGCAGCGGGAGCTGGCGACGATGCGGGCCATCGGCAGCGACAAGTGGCGCATTGCCGGCAACATCTCGCTGGAGACGGCGCTGTTGTGGCTGCTGGCGCTGGTTCCCGGTCTGCTGCTGGGCACGTGGACCGCCGTACAGATGGGGCAGGCATTCAGCGCCGAGTTATTCGAGTTCGACATTCACATTTCGTGGGAGAGTTATTTGTTGACCAGTGCCGGCATTCTCCTCACCATGCTCCTCGCCGCCATCCCCGCCATCCGCCGCGTCAACCGCCTCAACCTGGCCGAGGCGACCAAGATTTTGACGTAA
- a CDS encoding AAA-like domain-containing protein, translating into MDNQHKTQLYCGTLLQQGVKSVANKQRRNVRDIQGEIGQSLLGGYSGDAIAKWSRGHIPGDFVSHVEKLVQYCVTYGFVGRSWAQSLLIQARHPAPGDVLARLFADAPRSRIFLCYAGNVQPDSHIAQTLSEKLRQHHHIFFDQAQQASPDGIALSINELKQADFVIALLSARSIADEMLLFQLEEIHRLRETNSGRPLLFTVRLAYAGTFPEPTETYLDHSSLDIIWRTIEDTPRLVEDIRQAILGKMPIAGIAKQPRQTDQTIDMLPPLPLASRLPLEMPEGTMSPDSAFYIEREADRIARQAMLHPGVTITIKGPRQTGKSSLLARLMASGKNAGKHVIFLDFQQMQPTHSDFETFLRQFCSAFAYYLDAAAWEELDEKLTTYWRLPLPAALRCTEYIRHCLLTHSDRTLLLAIDEVDNIYDTDFRNSFFGMLRSWHNGRALESVWKHLDLALVSSTEPYGFINDLHQSPFNVGVTVSLTNFTLAQVSELNRRHHEPLNSNQLARLMSLLQGHPYLVRRALYLLARQEISAPDFFRHAAEDDGPYGDHLRRHLLNLYLHPALRRGFQQVLHEQRCDDHQVFWRLQGAGLVRQEEEYTVIPSCQLYADFFAKNLHD; encoded by the coding sequence ATGGACAATCAACACAAAACGCAGCTTTATTGTGGAACCTTATTACAACAGGGCGTAAAGAGTGTCGCTAATAAACAGCGACGAAATGTCCGTGACATCCAGGGGGAGATCGGGCAGTCGCTACTGGGCGGATACAGTGGAGACGCGATTGCCAAGTGGAGTCGGGGCCATATTCCGGGCGACTTCGTATCCCATGTAGAGAAACTGGTGCAATACTGCGTCACGTATGGATTTGTGGGACGCTCCTGGGCGCAAAGTTTGCTGATACAGGCACGTCACCCCGCTCCTGGGGACGTTCTTGCCCGCCTGTTTGCCGACGCTCCCCGTTCACGCATCTTTCTTTGTTATGCCGGCAACGTACAGCCAGATTCGCACATCGCCCAAACCCTATCAGAAAAATTGCGCCAACATCACCACATCTTTTTCGACCAGGCGCAGCAGGCATCTCCCGATGGAATAGCCCTCTCTATTAACGAACTAAAACAAGCCGATTTCGTCATCGCCCTACTTTCCGCCCGCTCCATAGCAGACGAGATGCTTCTCTTTCAACTGGAGGAAATACATCGCCTGCGCGAGACAAATTCAGGCAGGCCGCTTCTTTTTACGGTGCGGCTGGCTTATGCCGGCACATTCCCGGAGCCAACGGAAACCTACCTGGACCACAGCAGCCTGGACATCATCTGGCGGACGATAGAAGACACACCCCGACTGGTGGAAGATATTCGGCAGGCCATCTTGGGCAAGATGCCCATTGCCGGCATCGCCAAACAACCGCGACAAACAGACCAAACAATTGACATGCTGCCCCCTCTGCCTCTGGCTTCCCGTCTCCCCCTGGAGATGCCGGAAGGCACCATGTCGCCTGACTCCGCTTTCTATATCGAAAGAGAGGCGGATCGCATAGCACGGCAGGCCATGCTGCACCCAGGCGTTACTATCACCATAAAAGGGCCTCGCCAAACGGGAAAAAGCTCTTTATTAGCACGGTTGATGGCGTCCGGGAAAAATGCCGGCAAACACGTCATCTTCCTCGACTTCCAACAAATGCAGCCAACCCACAGCGATTTCGAAACCTTCTTGCGCCAGTTTTGCAGCGCCTTCGCCTATTACCTGGATGCGGCCGCATGGGAAGAATTGGATGAAAAACTGACCACCTACTGGCGGCTCCCGCTACCCGCTGCCTTGCGGTGTACAGAATATATCAGACATTGCCTGCTCACCCACAGCGACCGCACGCTTCTACTCGCTATTGACGAAGTTGACAACATCTATGACACTGATTTCCGCAACAGCTTCTTTGGTATGCTGCGCAGTTGGCACAATGGGCGCGCGCTGGAATCCGTGTGGAAACATCTGGACCTGGCCCTGGTCAGTTCAACCGAACCCTATGGTTTCATAAACGACCTGCATCAATCCCCCTTTAACGTAGGCGTGACTGTTTCACTAACCAACTTCACCCTGGCCCAGGTGTCAGAACTCAACCGCCGCCACCATGAACCGTTGAACAGCAACCAGTTGGCGCGGCTAATGTCCCTGTTGCAGGGACATCCCTATCTCGTCCGCCGCGCCCTCTACCTTCTGGCGCGGCAAGAAATATCCGCCCCTGATTTTTTCCGCCACGCCGCGGAAGATGACGGCCCCTACGGGGATCATTTACGTCGCCATCTCTTAAACTTATATTTGCATCCTGCGTTGCGCCGCGGATTTCAGCAAGTCCTCCACGAACAGCGCTGCGATGACCACCAGGTATTCTGGCGACTACAGGGCGCCGGCCTGGTGCGGCAAGAAGAAGAGTATACCGTTATTCCCAGTTGCCAACTTTACGCCGATTTCTTTGCCAAAAATTTGCATGACTGA
- a CDS encoding AAA-like domain-containing protein has product MTDQNIYTIKGTVQAGHGIYIHRQADAELLRLCQTGAFAYVLTARQMGKSSLMVNTAQRLAQEGIRSVTIDLSRFGNEQITAEQWHLGLLFTISQSLQLQTDLFDWWHGHEQLSLMHRFMLFFREVLLREVVTPVVIFVDEIDTTLRLDFTDDFFAGIRSLYNARATEPALARLSFVLFGVATPSELITDPRRTPFNIGQRVELTDFTLEEALPLAAGLKLPPDKARQTLTWVLHWTGGHPYLTQRVCERIQSLSARQEWREASRDAVEQLVATVFFSRKGWEDDNLQFVRDWLTSPKGDLDPTLVLKIYQAIRVKKRPVRDDAQSPLKAHLKLSGIVRAEAGLLKVRNPIYATLFDEPWIRQHWPVSWWDLIPREVKIAAGVSAALLTGLILVLLFAIRQFEVARINETFSRIFRTQAIAMERLTDSPQQSLLLATEALRMAQEQGQTNTLLTENILWQALTQTGGRPLAGHTDGINAVAITPDSRWLATGSKDGDIRIWDLSAADPAANPIILKGHEDIIKSLAMSADGHWLASGSHDNTARIWDLTHMEDIPAPIVLRGHRAVITALAFTPDNHWLITGSGDKTARMWNLTAPDPSANPLILAGHTNQIATLAVSPDGHWLATGSFDFTARLWNLRSAHPETSAIVLPGHTNNVWSLAISPDNHWLATASFDQDVRLWNLLAPDPENMLAAVLPHENIPTDLAFSPDAHWLATGGLDRKVHLWDLTTEDPADTPLLLAEHQGLIETVVFSPDGHWLATTSADNTARLWDLRKPDPTTASVRLSGHADTIKTATISSDSHWLVTGSADNTARLWDLQSDNPAAAPAPIVLRGHTDWVGDLAVTSNKNQLLTVSTDQTARIWDLTTPNPSTTSIVLAGHHDWIPNLALSTDNHWLATASWDGTVRLWDLTATEISTQPVVLSAHEARVETVTISPDNHWLVTGSWDGTARLWDLQAPDPSSTSILLPGHTGNVTSSAISPDNHWLAAGSFEGFVLLWDLTTLPVVNEPIKLPGHNGRIWELAFSGDGRWLVTGSEDRTARLWDLTEPDPTADQHILSHNGIVFDLAISPDSRWLAIACGDSSVYLWDLTSPDLEIAPLLLKGHKGNVFTVAFSPDGHWLASGSEDRTARLWDMTTTVPAAASIIFAGHQNWVWTLLFSPDNHWLITGSVDGSVRLWTLDTTELVALACQAAGRNLTQVEWSQYFGVAQPYHRTCPTLP; this is encoded by the coding sequence ATGACTGATCAAAATATCTACACCATTAAAGGTACGGTTCAGGCCGGTCACGGCATTTACATTCACCGCCAGGCCGATGCCGAACTGCTTCGGCTTTGCCAGACCGGGGCTTTTGCCTATGTCCTCACCGCTCGTCAGATGGGAAAATCCAGCCTGATGGTGAATACCGCGCAACGTCTGGCGCAAGAGGGAATCCGTTCCGTCACCATTGACCTTTCCCGCTTTGGCAATGAACAAATCACAGCGGAACAATGGCACCTTGGCCTTCTCTTCACAATCAGCCAAAGTCTGCAACTGCAGACGGACCTTTTTGATTGGTGGCACGGCCACGAACAGTTAAGCCTGATGCACCGCTTCATGCTTTTCTTCCGTGAAGTGTTATTACGGGAAGTGGTCACCCCGGTCGTTATCTTTGTTGATGAAATTGATACGACGCTGCGGCTGGATTTTACGGATGACTTTTTTGCCGGCATTCGTTCCCTCTACAACGCCCGCGCCACCGAACCCGCCCTGGCACGCCTCTCCTTCGTCCTCTTTGGCGTTGCCACCCCCAGCGAACTCATCACCGACCCCCGCCGCACCCCCTTCAACATCGGCCAACGGGTCGAACTCACCGACTTCACCCTGGAAGAAGCCCTCCCCCTGGCCGCGGGACTGAAACTCCCCCCAGACAAAGCCCGCCAGACCCTGACATGGGTCCTCCATTGGACAGGAGGACACCCCTATCTGACACAGCGCGTATGCGAGCGCATCCAATCCCTCAGCGCGCGGCAGGAATGGCGCGAAGCCTCCCGCGATGCCGTGGAACAACTCGTCGCCACTGTTTTTTTTAGTCGCAAAGGATGGGAAGACGATAATCTACAATTCGTTCGTGATTGGCTCACATCGCCCAAAGGAGACCTGGACCCCACCCTGGTATTAAAAATCTATCAGGCCATCCGCGTCAAAAAACGCCCCGTGCGTGATGACGCGCAATCCCCGCTCAAAGCCCACTTAAAACTATCCGGCATCGTCCGCGCGGAAGCAGGCCTGCTAAAGGTACGCAACCCCATCTACGCAACCCTCTTTGACGAACCGTGGATTCGCCAGCATTGGCCCGTAAGCTGGTGGGACCTGATCCCTCGTGAAGTGAAAATTGCCGCCGGCGTGAGCGCCGCCCTGCTCACAGGACTCATCCTCGTCCTGCTTTTTGCCATCCGCCAATTCGAAGTTGCCCGAATCAATGAAACCTTTTCCCGTATATTCCGCACCCAGGCAATCGCCATGGAACGCCTGACGGATTCACCACAACAAAGTCTCTTGTTGGCCACGGAAGCGCTACGCATGGCACAGGAGCAGGGACAAACAAACACGCTCCTCACCGAAAACATCCTCTGGCAGGCGCTCACACAAACCGGCGGTCGCCCCCTGGCCGGTCACACAGACGGGATCAATGCCGTGGCTATCACACCTGATAGTCGCTGGTTGGCAACCGGAAGCAAAGATGGCGACATTCGCATCTGGGACCTCTCCGCCGCCGACCCCGCGGCCAATCCCATTATCCTCAAGGGCCACGAAGACATCATCAAATCGCTGGCCATGAGCGCGGATGGGCACTGGCTGGCCTCGGGCAGCCATGACAACACCGCCCGCATCTGGGACCTAACCCACATGGAGGACATTCCCGCCCCCATCGTCTTGCGTGGGCACCGGGCCGTGATTACGGCCCTCGCCTTTACCCCGGATAATCACTGGTTGATAACGGGGAGCGGCGACAAAACCGCCCGTATGTGGAACCTCACAGCCCCAGACCCGTCCGCCAACCCGCTCATCCTGGCCGGGCATACAAATCAGATAGCCACCCTGGCCGTCAGTCCTGATGGACATTGGCTGGCGACGGGGAGTTTCGACTTCACGGCGCGCCTGTGGAATCTGCGCAGCGCCCACCCAGAAACATCCGCCATTGTCCTGCCTGGACATACCAACAATGTCTGGTCGCTGGCCATCAGCCCCGACAATCACTGGCTGGCAACCGCCAGCTTTGACCAGGACGTCCGTCTCTGGAATCTGCTCGCGCCAGACCCCGAAAACATGCTGGCGGCTGTTTTGCCCCACGAAAACATCCCCACGGATTTGGCCTTCAGCCCCGATGCCCACTGGCTGGCAACCGGCGGGTTGGACCGAAAAGTTCACTTGTGGGATTTGACCACGGAGGATCCTGCCGATACACCGCTGCTCCTGGCGGAACACCAAGGGTTAATAGAAACCGTTGTTTTCAGCCCTGATGGACACTGGTTGGCCACAACCAGCGCGGACAACACAGCCCGTCTCTGGGATTTGCGGAAACCAGACCCTACCACCGCTTCTGTGCGTCTGTCGGGACACGCGGACACGATCAAAACGGCGACAATCAGCTCTGACAGTCATTGGCTGGTCACGGGCAGCGCCGATAATACGGCCCGACTCTGGGATTTGCAGAGTGACAATCCGGCAGCAGCGCCGGCGCCCATTGTCTTACGCGGGCACACGGATTGGGTCGGAGATTTGGCCGTTACTTCCAATAAAAATCAGTTGTTGACCGTCAGTACCGACCAGACGGCCCGTATTTGGGACCTGACCACACCAAACCCGTCAACAACGTCCATCGTACTGGCCGGACACCATGACTGGATACCCAATCTGGCGCTTAGCACGGACAATCATTGGCTGGCAACCGCCAGTTGGGATGGAACGGTACGTCTTTGGGATTTGACGGCGACAGAAATTTCTACCCAACCTGTAGTTTTGTCCGCTCACGAGGCTCGCGTAGAAACGGTAACGATCAGTCCAGATAATCATTGGCTGGTGACGGGAAGTTGGGACGGCACGGCCCGACTTTGGGATTTGCAGGCCCCGGACCCATCCTCGACTTCCATTCTGCTCCCAGGGCATACGGGAAACGTAACGTCCAGCGCGATCAGCCCGGACAATCATTGGCTGGCCGCAGGAAGTTTTGAGGGTTTTGTTCTGCTGTGGGATTTAACGACGCTGCCTGTCGTCAATGAACCAATTAAGCTGCCGGGCCACAACGGACGCATTTGGGAACTCGCGTTTAGCGGCGATGGCCGCTGGCTGGTGACGGGCAGCGAGGATCGAACGGCTCGCTTGTGGGATCTGACCGAACCCGATCCCACTGCCGATCAACACATCCTGAGTCATAATGGCATTGTTTTCGATCTGGCGATTAGCCCGGACAGTCGCTGGCTGGCTATCGCCTGCGGCGACTCTTCCGTCTACTTGTGGGATTTGACGTCACCTGATTTGGAAATCGCCCCGCTGCTCCTAAAAGGGCACAAAGGGAACGTGTTTACGGTCGCTTTCAGCCCCGACGGCCATTGGTTAGCCAGCGGCAGCGAGGATCGTACGGCTCGCCTCTGGGATATGACCACGACAGTGCCGGCAGCAGCCTCCATCATTTTTGCCGGCCACCAGAACTGGGTCTGGACACTCCTGTTCAGCCCCGACAATCATTGGCTCATAACGGGCAGTGTTGACGGGAGTGTGCGCTTGTGGACGCTGGATACAACGGAACTGGTAGCGTTAGCCTGCCAGGCTGCCGGCCGCAATCTGACACAGGTCGAATGGAGTCAATACTTCGGTGTTGCGCAGCCATACCATCGCACCTGCCCCACCCTTCCCTAA